The window ATCTTCGTCTACTTCTTCGGCGGTGCGATCGACACCGGCACGGCGTACGTGACGTACGTGGTCCCGGGAGCCATGCTGCTCTGCGCGGGCTTCGGCGCGGCGAGCACCGCCGTCAGCGTCACCGAGGACATGAAGAACGGGGTCATCGACCGCTTCCGGACCCTCGACATCGGCGGCATCCCGATCCTCGCCGGGCACGTCACCGCCTCCGTGCTGCGCAACCTGCTGTCCACCACCCTGGTCCTCGCCGTCGCCCTGGCCATCGGCTTCCGGCCGCAGGCGGGCCCGCTCGCCTTCCTGGCCGCGGCCGGGCTGCTGCTCGCGTACATCACGGCGATCTCGTGGCTCGCCGCCGTGCTCGGGCTGCTCGCCAAGTCCCCTGAGGCGGCGGGCGGTTTCACCTTCCTGATGATGTTCCTGCCCTACCCGTCCAGCGCCTTCGTGCCCATCGAGACCATGCCCGGCTGGCTCCACGGCTTCGCCGACCACCAGCCGCTGACCCCGGTGATCGAGTCCCTGCGCGCACTGCTGCTGGCGCAGCCCGCGGGGAACGCTCCCTGGGTGGCCCTGACCTGGTGCGCGGGCATCACGGTCGTGGCCGTGACCCTGGCGGCGGTCCTGTTTCGCGGCAGGACCCGCTGAGGGGCTCCGGTCGGAGCCCGTCAGCGGGCCTGTGAGCCCGCCCGCTCAGCGATTGAGCGGGTAGGAATGACGGCCCGTCGCCTCGTCGATCTCGGAGTGGGCCTTCTGCAACATCTGCGACGCGAGATCCATGAGCGCGCGAGCGCCCGCGATCTCTTCCCCGACCCTCAGCTGCTCCGGGTCGGAGGGGTGACGCAAGGCATAGCCTCGCGCCTTGATCTCGGAGCCGTCCCCGAGCCTGACCAGGGCCGCCGCACTGGTGCGGTGGCCCTCCTCGGTGAATTCGAGCTCCACATGCCATCCGACGAGCGTGGCCATGGTGCATCACCTCCAGGGGGTCACCCTTCCCTCCAGAGTGCGCCCGCGCCGCACCCGGCGCGAGCCGGGCACACGCGCCCTGCGGGCGGGTCTACGACGGCGGGATCCGGTTCATCTGCTCCCGGTCGACGGCCCGGACCCCGTCGACCGCCGCCAGCGCCGGAATCCGGTCCTCGGCGACGGTGCCGGAGAGCGTACCGACGGTCGGCTGCTCGCCCGTGACCGTCAGGCCGGCCCGCCGCAGGGCCTCGACCACCTCCGCGAACCGGCCGCGGTCGACCGCGAGGATGACCCCGACCGGCTCGGAGGCCTCGCTCACGGGGCCTGGAGCAGGCCCGCACCGACGTCCCGTACGGGGTGCGTCAGCGGGAGCGCGCCGGCCAGCAACATGGCCTTCAGATCGGCCGCGGAGGCGTCGGGGTTCGCCTCGGCGAGCAGTGCGAGGACACCCGCGACGTGCGGCGTGGCCATGCTGGTGCCCGACATCGTCGCGTAACCGCCGCCGGGCGCCGCCGAGCGCACGCTCACGCCGGGAGCCGCGATGTTGACCTCGCCGCCCTCGCCGTTGATGCCTCCGCAGG of the Streptomyces sp. NBC_01294 genome contains:
- a CDS encoding DUF1876 domain-containing protein, with translation MATLVGWHVELEFTEEGHRTSAAALVRLGDGSEIKARGYALRHPSDPEQLRVGEEIAGARALMDLASQMLQKAHSEIDEATGRHSYPLNR
- a CDS encoding ABC transporter permease gives rise to the protein MTAAPVSALALAGRSLRISRRQPDALITALMLPVMLMLIFVYFFGGAIDTGTAYVTYVVPGAMLLCAGFGAASTAVSVTEDMKNGVIDRFRTLDIGGIPILAGHVTASVLRNLLSTTLVLAVALAIGFRPQAGPLAFLAAAGLLLAYITAISWLAAVLGLLAKSPEAAGGFTFLMMFLPYPSSAFVPIETMPGWLHGFADHQPLTPVIESLRALLLAQPAGNAPWVALTWCAGITVVAVTLAAVLFRGRTR